A stretch of the Capsicum annuum cultivar UCD-10X-F1 chromosome 8, UCD10Xv1.1, whole genome shotgun sequence genome encodes the following:
- the LOC107839305 gene encoding UV-stimulated scaffold protein A homolog — MKLGKAMEAEEKKMVVEGLIDKATNSTRPEVEPRILKSIKSVVRSSDSELRLAAHTLMSLMKRDHSQVRYLALLIIDELFMRSKLFRIIIVENLDQLLTLSVGFRRNLPLPPPASVASVLRPKAIEFLEKWNSSFGIHYRQLRLGYDHLKNTLRLHFPNLQANAARIRQERRERETRTKEILLKKFETLKENLASIKDEIQSTVDEIGECLNILSTKDEEDILFPPLDDTEIVEFRNSELRQIRLDSLKEGEKIKEDSENEVVFDALRELFKVLVTKHMVTVQEWISVLIRVEPTDTRFRDSTLKDFIDTHNHLKSVKKKCEESGCTLPKSRSLEEEDIWEEGNVEPENGKSFEKPDRGEDFSLNLNFSGMRVEAPECSNLNIKGKGKLPVANGGSETDTSRGKLLAEAPVMNWGSFLDDWGSNSRDVLANQRGLDLDGHWGRVDHDAVIPADKIAELKVHATVYKEDPVEIQPCRAPLRNGGLCQRRDLKICPFHGPIIPRDDEGKPFDTVSSTEDQAAQLVEQQEPISPCPSVAENLHELDDKLVEKLAKQAVKNVRQRDREETKKREQDKQISKRAKLAKVREHNQDVLRDAALASTSRSLYAGENLDRSSSSKSKKETLASMLKKKETTKDRLGQRLLNARARDATVRQLTVAEDANYREAFPNQW, encoded by the exons ATGAAATTGGGAAAGGCGATGGAGgcagaagaaaagaaaatggtgGTGGAGGGTTTAATTGATAAGGCAACCAACTCCACCCGACCGGAAGTGGAGCCCCGAATTCTGAAATCCATCAAATCGGTGGTCCGTTCATCTGATTCGGAGCTCCGACTTGCTGCCCATACGCTTATGTCTCTTATGAAACGTGACCACTCTCAG GTGCGCTATCTTGCTCTGCTCATAATAGATGAACTCTTCATGCGCTCAAAACTTTTTAGAATTATTATTGTCGAGAACTTGGATCAGTTACTCACTTTAAGCGTTGGGTTCAGAAGGAATCTGCCGCTTCCACCTCCTGCGTCTGTTGCTTCTGTATTACGCCCCAAAGCAATTGAGTTCTTAGAGAAGTGGAATTCTTCATTTGGCATTCATTATAGGCAGCTCAGGTTGGGGTATGACCATTTGAAGAACACCCTCCGTCTTCACTTCCCAAATTTGCAAGCAAATGCAGCTaggattcggcaagaaaggaggGAAAGAGAGACGAGGACAAAGGAGATCCTGCTGAAGAAGTTTGAAACCTTGAAGGAGAACCTTGCTTCTATAAAAGATGAAATTCAGTCGACAGTTGACGAAATTGGAGAGTGTTTGAACATTTTAAGCACAAAGGATGAAGAAGATATATTGTTTCCTCCTTTAGATGATACAGAAATTGTGGAATTCCGCAACTCTGAACTCCGACAAATCCGTCTTGATTCCTTGAAGGAGGGGGAAAAGATTAAAGAGGACAGTGAGAATGAAGTTGTGTTTGATGCTTTAAGGGAACTATTCAAGGTTCTAGTAACAAAGCATATGGTTACAGTGCAAGAATGGATCTCTGTTCTCATAAGAGTGGAACCAACAGACACTAGGTTCAGGGACTCCACATTAAAGGATTTTATTGATACTCATAATCATCTCAAATCAGTGAAGAAGAAATGTGAAGAATCTGGTTGTACTCTGCCTAAATCAAGAAGTCTTGAGGAAGAAGACATATGGGAAGAAGGTAATGTGGAACCAGAAAACGGAAAATCATTTGAAAAGCCTGACCGAGGTGAGGATTTTTCCTTGAATCTGAATTTCAGTGGAATGAGAGTTGAAGCTCCTGAATGTAGTAATCTTAACATAAAGGGAAAGGGGAAGTTGCCGGTGGCCAATGGTGGCAGTGAAACTGACACCTCTAGAGGTAAGCTTTTAGCGGAAGCTCCCGTTATGAATTGGGGTTCTTTCTTGGATGATTGGGGATCAAACAGCAGGGATGTTTTGGCGAATCAAAGAGGTTTAGATCTTGATGGCCATTGGGGTAGGGTGGACCATGATGCGGTGATTCCTGCTGATAAAATTGCAGAATTGAAAGTCCATGCCACTGTTTATAAGGAGGATCCTGTTGAAATACAACCATGTCGGGCCCCATTAAGAAACGGAGGTCTTTGTCAGAGGAGAGATTTGAAAATCTGTCCATTTCACGGACCTATTATTCCTCGAGATGATGAAGGCAAACCATTTGATACAGTCTCATCAACAGAAGACCAGGCTGCACAGTTGGTGGAGCAACAAGAGCCCATCTCTCCATGCCCTTCAGTAGCAGAGAATTTACATGAGTTGGATGATAAACTTGTGGAAAAATTAGCCAAGCAGGCTGTAAAAAATGTCCGACAAAGAGATAGAGAGGAGACAAAGAAGAGAGAGCAGGACAAACAGATTTCGAAGCGTGCAAAGCTTGCAAAAGTTCGAGAACATAATCAAGATGTCCTACGTGATGCTGCATTGGCATCGACCTCAAGATCCTTATATGCTGGAGAAAATCTGGATAGATCTTCTTCGTCCAAGAGTAAGAAAGAAACTCTGGCATCTatgttaaaaaagaaagaaactacCAAAGATAGATTGGGTCAAAGGCTTCTTAACGCCCGAGCTAGAGATGCAACAGTACGGCAGTTAACGGTGGCTGAAGATGCTAATTACCGTGAAGCCTTTCCAAATCAATGGTAG
- the LOC107839306 gene encoding E3 ubiquitin-protein ligase SINAT5: MEFDSIECVSYSDGGDGLEEDDIPQLHHHPHVIRSHFSSSKTTTTHNNKNNNNNGSSIICDGNNNNGGIGIHPASSVHELLECPVCTNSMYPPIHQCHNGHTICSTCKARVHNRCPTCRQELGDIRCLALEKVAESLELPCKYGSLGCPEIFPYYSKLKHEAACNFRPYNCPYAGSECAVIGDIPYLVTHLRDDHKVDMHSGCTFNHRYVKSNPREVENATWMLTVFNCFGQYFCLHFEAFQLGMAPVYMAFLRFMGDETDAQNYTYSLEVGGNGRKLIWEGTPRSIRDSHRKVRDSHDGLVIQRNMALFFSGGDRKELKLRVTGRIWKEQQNPDEGACIPNLCS, encoded by the exons ATGGAGTTTGATAGCATTGAGTGTGTATCATATTCTGATGGTGGTGATGGTTTAGAGGAAGATGACATTCCACAACTTCATCATCATCCACATGTTATTCGTTCTCATTTTTCTTCCTCAAAGACGACGACAAcccacaacaacaagaacaataataataacggCAGCAGCATAATATGTgatggaaataataataatggggGAATTGGAATTCATCCGGCCTCTAGCGTTCATGAGCTTCTTGAATGTCCTGTTTGTACCAATTCTATGTACCCTCCTATCCATCAG TGTCACAATGGGCACACTATCTGTTCAACATGTAAAGCCAGGGTACACAACCGATGTCCCACTTGTAGACAGGAGCTTGGTGATATCAGATGTTTAGCACTGGAAAAGGTGGCTGAATCACTTGAGCTACCTTGCAAATATGGCTCTCTTGGATGTCCTGAGATATTTCCATATTACAGTAAGCTGAAACATGAGGCAGCCTGTAATTTTAGACCATACAACTGCCCTTATGCTGGGTCAGAGTGTGCAGTCATTGGTGATATTCCTTATTTGGTCACTCATTTGAGAGATGATCACAAGGTAGACATGCACTCTGGATGCACTTTTAACCATCGCTATGTCAAATCTAATCCCCGAGAAGTGGAAAATGCCACGTGGATGTTAACA GTTTTCAATTGTTTTGGCCAGTACTTCTGTCTCCATTTTGAAGCATTTCAGCTTGGGATGGCTCCTGTTTACATGGCGTTCCTTCGGTTTATGGGAGACGAGACAGATGCACAAAACTACACCTACAGCCTGGAAGTTGGGGGAAATGGAAGGAAGCTTATCTGGGAGGGTACACCCCGAAGTATAAGAGACAGTCATAGGAAAGTTAGGGATAGCCATGATGGTCTCGTTATACAACGTAACATGGCCCTTTTCTTCTCCGGAGGGGACAGAAAGGAGCTCAAGCTACGGGTGACTGGAAGAATATGGAAGGAACAACAAAATCCAGACGAAGGAGCATGCATACCGAACCTCTGTAGTTAA